One genomic window of Thermithiobacillus plumbiphilus includes the following:
- the serC gene encoding 3-phosphoserine/phosphohydroxythreonine transaminase yields MTRIYNFSAGPAALPVEVLEQAQRDLVDWQGAGLSVMEMSHRGKEFMGIAAQAEADLRELMQIPDTYKVLFLQGGASLQFAMVPLNLLRGRQKADYVNTGQWSKKAISEAKKYCQVNVVASSEDRNFSYVPPQSDWRLDPEAAYVHVTTNETIGGVEFDFTPDTGEVPLVADASSHILSKPIDVSRYGLIYAGAQKNIGPAGLTLVIVREDLLGHALPITPTMLDYRIQADNESMYNTPPTFAVYVAGLVFQWLKRQGGLAGMEQINIRKAQKLYGLIDSNDFYASPVAKNNRSRMNVPFTLRDPALDEGFLKEAKARGLVQLKGHRSVGGMRASIYNAMPEEGVDALVAFMREFAAQHG; encoded by the coding sequence ATGACCAGAATCTATAATTTCAGCGCGGGACCGGCAGCCTTGCCGGTCGAGGTGCTCGAACAGGCGCAGCGGGATCTCGTGGACTGGCAGGGCGCGGGTTTGTCCGTTATGGAAATGAGCCACCGCGGCAAGGAGTTCATGGGCATCGCCGCTCAGGCCGAGGCCGACCTGCGCGAGCTGATGCAGATTCCCGATACTTACAAGGTGCTCTTCCTGCAGGGCGGTGCCAGCCTGCAGTTTGCCATGGTGCCGCTGAACCTGCTGCGCGGTCGGCAGAAGGCGGATTACGTCAATACCGGACAATGGTCGAAAAAGGCCATCAGCGAGGCGAAGAAATACTGCCAGGTCAACGTCGTCGCCAGCAGCGAGGACCGCAACTTCAGCTACGTTCCGCCGCAGTCCGACTGGCGCCTCGATCCCGAGGCCGCCTATGTGCATGTCACCACCAACGAGACCATTGGCGGGGTGGAGTTCGACTTCACCCCCGATACGGGTGAGGTGCCGCTGGTGGCCGATGCCTCCTCGCACATCCTGTCAAAGCCCATCGATGTCAGCCGCTACGGCCTGATCTATGCCGGGGCCCAGAAGAATATCGGGCCTGCCGGTCTGACCCTGGTCATCGTGCGCGAGGATCTGCTGGGCCATGCCCTGCCGATCACCCCGACCATGCTGGACTACAGGATCCAGGCGGACAACGAGTCCATGTACAACACGCCACCCACCTTCGCCGTCTACGTGGCCGGTCTGGTGTTTCAGTGGCTCAAAAGGCAGGGCGGCCTGGCGGGCATGGAGCAGATCAACATCCGCAAGGCGCAGAAGCTCTACGGTCTCATCGACAGCAATGATTTCTATGCTTCACCCGTGGCCAAAAACAACCGCTCGCGCATGAATGTGCCGTTCACCCTGCGTGATCCGGCCCTGGACGAGGGCTTCCTCAAGGAAGCCAAGGCCCGTGGCCTGGTGCAGCTCAAGGGCCATCGCTCGGTCGGTGGCATGCGGGCCTCGATCTATAATGCCATGCCCGAGGAAGGAGTGGATGCCCTGGTTGCATTCATGCGGGAATTTGCAGCACAACACGGCTGA
- the serA gene encoding phosphoglycerate dehydrogenase: MPKVLISDKMSPRAEQIFREQGLEVDVRTGLSPDDLKAIIGDYDGLAIRSATKVTADILAAAGKLKVIGRAGIGVDNVDIPAASKQGVIVMNTPFGNTVTTAEHTIALMMSTARMIPQATASLRAGKWEKNRFEGVELYQKTLGVIGTGNIGSLVVQRAQGLGMHVIAYDPYISKARADDLGVELVDLDNLFARADFITIHTPLTDSTRNLINAANLSKMKQGAIVINAARGGIVNEADLHEALKSGKLRAAALDVFETEPPKDNPLLDLDNFICTPHLGASTEEAQINVAIQVAEQISAFLLRSVVQNAVNIPAVAETELPVLQPYINLGEKLGMVLGQLASSGLRRIEIEYAGEVSRLNTKPITTSIVKGVLQCMLPETINLVNAPFLARERGIEIDQSSREQAQELRSRIRVTLVMDQGSLEVAGTLVHGHQPRLVSINNMDLEMGLSGKVLYIANQDQPGLIGHLGTFLAEQGINIASFHLGRECPGGRAVSFVAVDASIDKDLLQKLQKLPNVLEARMLTL; the protein is encoded by the coding sequence ATGCCAAAGGTCCTGATCAGCGACAAGATGTCCCCCCGTGCCGAGCAGATCTTTCGGGAGCAGGGGCTTGAGGTGGATGTGAGAACCGGGCTCTCCCCGGACGATCTGAAGGCCATCATCGGCGATTATGATGGTCTGGCGATCCGTTCGGCCACCAAGGTGACTGCCGACATCCTGGCGGCCGCCGGGAAACTGAAGGTGATCGGCCGGGCCGGTATTGGCGTGGACAATGTCGACATCCCGGCGGCCAGCAAGCAGGGCGTGATCGTCATGAACACGCCCTTTGGCAACACTGTCACCACGGCCGAGCATACCATCGCGCTGATGATGTCGACGGCGCGCATGATCCCGCAGGCCACCGCCAGCCTCAGGGCGGGCAAATGGGAAAAAAACCGCTTTGAGGGCGTCGAGCTCTATCAAAAGACCCTGGGTGTGATCGGCACCGGCAATATTGGTTCGCTGGTGGTACAGCGCGCCCAGGGGCTCGGCATGCACGTCATTGCCTATGATCCTTACATCTCGAAGGCCAGGGCGGATGATCTCGGGGTGGAGCTGGTTGATCTCGATAATCTGTTTGCCCGGGCGGACTTCATCACCATCCATACGCCCTTGACCGACAGTACCCGCAATCTCATCAATGCGGCCAATCTCAGCAAGATGAAGCAGGGCGCGATCGTCATCAATGCCGCGCGTGGCGGCATCGTCAATGAAGCGGATCTCCATGAGGCCCTGAAGTCCGGCAAGCTGCGCGCCGCCGCCCTGGATGTCTTTGAGACCGAGCCGCCCAAGGACAATCCGCTGCTCGATCTGGACAACTTCATCTGCACCCCGCATCTGGGCGCCTCCACCGAAGAAGCCCAGATCAATGTCGCCATCCAGGTGGCCGAGCAGATCAGCGCCTTCCTGCTGCGTAGCGTGGTCCAGAATGCCGTCAACATCCCGGCCGTGGCCGAAACCGAGCTGCCGGTACTGCAGCCCTACATCAATCTGGGCGAAAAATTGGGCATGGTGCTGGGCCAACTGGCCAGTTCCGGTCTGCGCCGCATCGAGATCGAATATGCCGGCGAGGTATCGCGGCTCAATACCAAGCCCATCACCACCAGCATCGTCAAGGGCGTGCTGCAATGCATGCTGCCGGAAACCATCAATCTGGTTAATGCGCCTTTCCTGGCCCGTGAACGCGGGATCGAGATCGATCAAAGCAGCCGCGAGCAGGCGCAGGAGCTGCGTTCCCGCATTCGGGTGACGCTGGTCATGGATCAGGGCAGTCTGGAGGTGGCCGGCACCCTGGTGCATGGCCATCAGCCCCGCCTTGTATCCATCAACAACATGGACCTGGAAATGGGGCTGTCTGGCAAGGTGCTTTATATCGCCAACCAGGACCAGCCCGGCCTTATCGGCCATCTTGGCACCTTCCTGGCCGAGCAGGGCATCAATATCGCGAGCTTCCATCTGGGGCGCGAATGTCCCGGCGGACGCGCCGTTTCCTTTGTCGCTGTAGACGCCTCGATTGATAAGGATCTGCTGCAAAAACTGCAAAAACTGCCGAATGTGCTAGAAGCGCGTATGCTGACGTTGTAA
- the pheA gene encoding prephenate dehydratase, giving the protein MADNTRLATLADLRTEIDALDDQILSLLNRRAGLARQVGELKQQTGDAQFWRPEREAAVLQRLMSANQGPLTDEAVGRLFREVMSACLALEKPVTVAYLGPEGTFTQLAARKHFGQAANLQPVSSIGEVFRQVQASQADFGVVPVENSTEGSVNLTLDHLLEFPLRIAGEVQLRIVHNLVSRGTAIKDMQRLYVHYQTRAQCRRWLAEHAPHLTLIEVSSNAEAARRARDEEGAGAISTTVAAEIYGLEILAAGIEDDSENTTRFLVIGQQDVAPMGRDKTSLVLSAPNRPGSLQELIQPIAAAGISMTRIESRPARHGLWQYVFFLDLEGHAETPELQPVLAELEKKATYFKLLGSYPQAVF; this is encoded by the coding sequence ATGGCTGACAATACCAGACTTGCGACATTAGCGGACTTGCGCACCGAGATCGATGCGCTCGACGATCAGATATTGAGTCTTCTGAACCGGCGGGCGGGGCTCGCCAGACAGGTCGGGGAGCTCAAGCAGCAGACCGGTGATGCACAGTTCTGGCGGCCGGAGCGGGAAGCGGCCGTTCTGCAGCGCCTGATGTCCGCCAATCAGGGCCCGCTGACTGACGAAGCAGTCGGGCGACTCTTCCGGGAAGTGATGTCCGCTTGCCTGGCACTGGAAAAACCGGTCACCGTGGCCTATCTCGGCCCGGAGGGCACCTTTACCCAGTTGGCGGCGCGCAAGCACTTTGGCCAGGCCGCGAACCTGCAGCCGGTTTCGAGCATTGGCGAGGTGTTCAGGCAGGTCCAGGCTTCCCAGGCTGATTTCGGCGTGGTCCCGGTGGAGAATTCCACCGAAGGTTCGGTCAATCTCACCCTGGATCACCTGCTGGAGTTTCCCCTGAGGATCGCGGGCGAAGTGCAATTGCGGATCGTGCACAATCTCGTCTCTCGCGGGACGGCGATCAAGGATATGCAGCGTCTGTACGTGCATTACCAGACGCGCGCGCAATGCCGGCGCTGGCTGGCCGAGCACGCGCCGCATCTCACCCTGATCGAGGTGTCCAGCAATGCCGAGGCGGCCCGGCGCGCCCGGGATGAGGAGGGGGCCGGCGCCATTTCCACCACCGTGGCTGCCGAGATCTATGGGCTCGAGATCCTTGCTGCGGGCATCGAGGACGATTCGGAAAACACCACCCGGTTTCTGGTCATTGGCCAGCAGGATGTCGCACCCATGGGACGGGACAAGACCTCGCTGGTGCTGTCCGCGCCCAATCGCCCCGGCAGCCTGCAGGAACTCATCCAGCCCATAGCGGCTGCCGGCATCAGCATGACCCGCATCGAGTCCCGCCCGGCCCGGCATGGATTGTGGCAATACGTCTTTTTTCTGGATCTGGAAGGCCACGCAGAAACACCCGAACTGCAGCCCGTGCTTGCGGAACTGGAAAAAAAGGCTACCTATTTCAAATTGTTGGGATCATATCCTCAGGCAGTGTTCTAA
- the hisC gene encoding histidinol-phosphate transaminase: MATSSDNIFLSLTAPGVAGLTPYQPGKPIETLEREYGVSNAIKLASNENPLGPSPRALEALARVRADLARYPDGAAFSLKTALARHLDLTPEQFIIGNGSNEILELVTRAFVTPENEVIFSEHAFAVYAIMTQAVGSRARVARALEYGHDLDAMAALVNDRTRLVFVANPNNPTGTLLDAASLENFLEGVPAHVLVVLDEAYFEYVTAADHPDGTRWLARFPNLLVARTFSKIYGLAGLRVGYAMGNPQLISLLERVRQPFNVNAAALSAAEAALEDDTHLQRSRELNTQGMAQILDGIRKLNLSALPSAGNFLAIDLGQTAAPIYEGLLRQGVIVRPVANYGMPDFLRVTIGLPDENARFLRALEQVLSHHNPHELQGVNA; this comes from the coding sequence ATGGCGACATCTTCAGACAATATCTTTCTTTCTCTGACCGCGCCTGGCGTGGCCGGGCTTACGCCTTATCAGCCGGGCAAGCCCATCGAAACCCTGGAGCGCGAGTACGGGGTCAGCAATGCCATCAAGCTGGCTTCGAACGAGAATCCCCTGGGTCCAAGCCCCCGGGCGCTCGAAGCCCTGGCGCGAGTTCGCGCTGATCTGGCCCGCTATCCCGATGGCGCCGCCTTTTCCTTGAAAACGGCATTGGCTCGCCATCTGGATCTGACGCCGGAGCAGTTCATCATCGGCAATGGCTCCAACGAGATCCTGGAGCTGGTCACCCGTGCCTTCGTGACGCCGGAAAACGAGGTCATCTTTTCCGAACATGCCTTTGCGGTCTATGCCATCATGACTCAGGCAGTGGGCTCCCGGGCGCGGGTGGCCAGGGCACTCGAATATGGCCATGACCTGGATGCCATGGCGGCGCTGGTCAATGACAGGACCCGGCTGGTTTTCGTCGCCAACCCGAACAATCCCACGGGTACGCTACTCGATGCCGCCAGTCTGGAAAATTTCCTGGAAGGCGTGCCCGCCCATGTGCTGGTGGTGCTGGACGAGGCCTATTTCGAGTATGTCACGGCTGCTGACCACCCGGACGGCACGCGCTGGCTGGCCCGTTTTCCGAACCTGCTGGTGGCGCGGACCTTCTCCAAGATCTACGGACTGGCGGGTCTGCGGGTGGGCTACGCCATGGGTAACCCACAGCTGATCAGCCTGCTCGAGCGCGTGCGTCAGCCTTTCAATGTCAATGCCGCGGCCCTGTCCGCCGCCGAAGCCGCGCTGGAGGATGACACCCATCTGCAGCGTAGCCGGGAGCTCAATACCCAGGGCATGGCGCAGATCCTCGATGGCATCCGGAAGCTGAACCTATCCGCGCTGCCTTCGGCCGGGAATTTTCTGGCCATCGATCTTGGCCAGACCGCGGCACCGATTTACGAGGGCCTGCTCCGCCAAGGTGTCATCGTCCGACCGGTTGCCAACTACGGCATGCCGGATTTTCTGCGTGTCACCATTGGTCTGCCGGACGAAAACGCACGCTTCCTTCGGGCCCTGGAGCAGGTCCTGAGCCATCACAACCCGCATGAACTTCAAGGTGTAAACGCATGA